The proteins below come from a single Drosophila teissieri strain GT53w chromosome 3L, Prin_Dtei_1.1, whole genome shotgun sequence genomic window:
- the LOC122617783 gene encoding pupal cuticle protein Edg-78E-like, with amino-acid sequence MYKLLLVVALFGCALAAPLNDDVITKFLANQDTDGTYAYDIEQASGIQIKEQGLAGHNAQGSFSYTSPEGIPVQVVYTADEFGFHPQSNLLPTPPPIPEEILQSIRYIQEHPTPEELADREVRARQI; translated from the coding sequence TGCGCCCTGGCCGCGCCACTGAACGATGATGTCATCACCAAGTTCCTGGCCAACCAGGATACGGACGGCACCTACGCCTACGACATCGAGCAGGCTAGCGGTATCCAGATTAAGGAGCAGGGTCTTGCCGGCCACAATGCTCAGGGATCCTTCTCCTACACCTCCCCCGAGGGCATTCCCGTCCAGGTGGTGTACACCGCCGACGAGTTCGGCTTCCACCCTCAGTCCAACTTGCTGCCCACTCCCCCACCAATCCCAGAGGAGATCCTGCAATCCATCCGCTACATCCAGGAGCACCCCACTCCTGAGGAGCTGGCCGATCGTGAAGTTCGCGCCCGTCAGATCTAG